One Streptomyces sp. 840.1 genomic window, CGTCATCAGCCAGGTGCGGGCCCTGCGGTAGGCCTGCGAGTGTCGCCGGAACATCCATATGAGGACGGCGGGGGTTATCAGGTAGTGCAGCGACGCGTACGCGAAGTCGGCGGGTATCCCGATCCACGAGTGCGCGGTGAGCAGCCGGTTCAGGGGGTGCTCGAAGTTGATGCGGAGCGTCTGTTCCAGGTTCAGGATGCGCAGCCCGTGGTCCACGGCCGTCGAGACGTCGCCGCGTACCAGCAGTCTGCCGCCCGAGTACGCCGCATACACCAGGGCGAGCAGCGGGAGCTCGGTCCACCAGCGGGGCCGGGGGCGCGGCGCGGGCGCGGTGGTGGCATGCGGCATCCGGAAGTTCTCCATCATGTGTTCATGCGGCCGACGGCGGACGTTCAACCGTACGGTGCGGTGCGGCCGGGAATCCCCCAGGGGTGCCCTCGGCGCCCCTCAGCCGCTCTGTTCGGTCTGCGATGAGTGGGACGCCGATGCGGCCCCCCGGGTTGCGTCAGGTGCGTGTGCGAGATGATGGAAATCCGGACGTTCCGTTCCCACCGTTCATCCGTAGCGTGTCGGACGGTTGTGTCCCCGTCGATGTCCAAGATCTCAGATCCAGGATCAGAGGTCTCAGTTTCAGGGAGAGCCGTCACATGGCACCGCGAATCCTGCTTGCCCGGCACGGCCAGACGGAATGGTCCGTCAACGGCAATCACACCGGCAGGACGGATATCCCCCTGCTCGACACCGGGCGCGAGGGGGCCAAGCTGCTCGGGGAGCGGCTGCACCGCGGCCCGTGGGTGGACCTGCCCGGTCTCGAGGTCCGGACCAGCCCGCTGGTGCGGGCCTCGGAGACCTGCGAGCTCGCGGGCTTCGGCGAGGTGGCCGAGCCGTGGGACGCGCTGATGGAGTGGGACTACGGGGCGTACGAGGGGATGACGCCGGCCGCGATCAAGGCGGCCCGCCCGGACTGGTTCATCTGGCGTGACGGGGTGCCGGAGGGGGAGACCCTGGCCGAGCTGTCGGCCCGAGCCGACGAGGTCATCGAGTGGGCCCTCTCCGCCGACCGCGACGTGCTGGTCTTCGCCCACGGCCACATCCTGCGGGCGCTTGGCGCGCGGTGGCTGGGCGAGGACGTGTCGTTCGCCGCGCGCATCCGGCTGGAGCCGACGTCGCTGTCCGTCCTGGGCTGGGCCTACGGGGCACGGGCCCTGGAACGCTGGAACGACACGGGCCACCTGGAGCGGTAACACCCGGGTACGCGCGTCTTCGGACGCCCCCGCACCTATTCAGTTCGGTCCGGGTAACCCGGCCGGTTCGGGCAACCTGAGCCTGGTTCTGGGTAACCCGAGCCGGTTCGGGCAACCCGAGCTTGGTTCCGGGTAACTCGAGCCGGTTCGGGCAACCCGAGCTTGGTTCCGGGCAACCCGTGCCGGTCCGGCAACTCAAGCCCGATTCCGGTCAACCAAGCCCGTCCGGCGTTTGAGGACGGAACCCTCCGCCCGGAGCCGGGGCGCGAAAACCAGCCCGCCCGGCGCCTGAGGGCAGGACCGTGCCCCCGGACCGAGGCACAGGGTTCCGTCCTCAAACGCCGGACGGGCTGGGGGTGGCCGGGGCACAGGGTTCCGTCCTCAAACGCCGGACGGGCTGGGACGGCCATGTGAGGGCCCCGCACTGGCCTGCAGGCGCCCCGCAGCTACGGCGTCGGGGCGGACGCTCCGTGGCGGTCGAGGAAGTCCGTGATGTCGACCGATCCCCGGCCGCGAGGCCTCAGTACCGCCACCGCGCCCGCCAGCATCGTCCTGATCCGGGAGGACCGGACCTGGTCCAGCAGGTCGAGCACCTGGTGACCCGTGGCCGCCGCCTCCTCCGCGAGGCCCGCGTGGGCCAGGTCCGTGGTCAGCTCGGCCCGGTACAGCGCCAGGTTCCGGGTGAAGTGCGGGTCCTGCAGCCGCGTCGCGCGCCGCGCGTGCCGGGCCGCCCGCGACCAGTCGCCCAGCGCCGACCAGCACTGCGCCTCCAGTATCTCCAGCTCCGCCTCCCGGAAGAAGCTCATCCACTCCGGGTCCGACGGTGACGGCCCCCGCCCGAACGCGGTGTGCGCCCGGCCGAGCGCCCGCTCGCAGCCGGTGCGGTCACCGAGCCCGGCCCGGCCCCCCGCCTCCCGCAGCGAGAGCAGCGCCATCAGCCGCGGTGAGCCCAGCGGCCGCGCCGCCCGCTGCCCCGCCTCTGCGGCCCGCACGGACTCCCGCGAGCGCCCGGTGTCCCGGGCCAGGAACGAGGCGTTGCAGAAGGCGTGCGCCTCCAGCGCGTGGTCCCCGGCCACCCGGGCCGTGGCCAGCGCCTCCGCGTAGTGCGAGCGGGCGTCCTCGAACCGGCCCGAGTCATGGGCCAGCCAGCCCACCGAGATCGCCAGCTCACCGGCCCCGGTGTGCAGCCGGTCCGCCGTGGAGCGCCGCGTCGCGGTCCCGGAGTCGAGCAGCGCGTACGCCGCCCGCAGCGGCTGCGAGGCCCGCCGGTACAGGCCGTCACCCCCGTGCCGGTCGTCCAGCAGACGGATCTGCCGCACCGCCTTCTCGACGGCGTTCACCTCCGCCTCGCCGACCCGGCGCTGTGCGGGCAGGGACACGGAGGCGGCGATGCCGCCGCCGAGGCCCAGGCTCAGGGACGCGGCCGCCATCGTGGTGGAGCCGCTTGTCATGAATACGCGACGCAGCACGTCGCACTCCTCGTCGGTGTCGCTGCCGGGCAGCGGCGAAGTCGGGGACGAAGGGGCGTCCGCGGCGGGCCGCGCCCCCCGGCCGCGTACCGATTCACGCGGCGAGAAGCCCAGGTCCGCCAGGTTCGCCCCGGGGAACATGTGCAGGAAGACCCGCTCGTACGCGTAGTTGGGGCAACGGATCTCGCCGGACTCCACGCGGCCGATGTACCGGGCGTCGCACGCGACCTGCTCGCCGATCTCGCGGGCGGACCTGCGTACCGCGGCAGCGAACTCCCCGGCGGAGCGCTGTCCACGCAGCCGCCGGAAGGCGAGGTTGGGAACTGCCCGTGTCGACACCATGGCGGGGCCCTCTCAGGTGCGAGCCGGGCGTTTGTTTCCGGTGTCCCGGCGGAGCAAGAACGTACCTGCTGTGACAACTCACACACGCTGCGTTTACTG contains:
- a CDS encoding histidine phosphatase family protein: MAPRILLARHGQTEWSVNGNHTGRTDIPLLDTGREGAKLLGERLHRGPWVDLPGLEVRTSPLVRASETCELAGFGEVAEPWDALMEWDYGAYEGMTPAAIKAARPDWFIWRDGVPEGETLAELSARADEVIEWALSADRDVLVFAHGHILRALGARWLGEDVSFAARIRLEPTSLSVLGWAYGARALERWNDTGHLER
- a CDS encoding tetratricopeptide repeat protein → MVSTRAVPNLAFRRLRGQRSAGEFAAAVRRSAREIGEQVACDARYIGRVESGEIRCPNYAYERVFLHMFPGANLADLGFSPRESVRGRGARPAADAPSSPTSPLPGSDTDEECDVLRRVFMTSGSTTMAAASLSLGLGGGIAASVSLPAQRRVGEAEVNAVEKAVRQIRLLDDRHGGDGLYRRASQPLRAAYALLDSGTATRRSTADRLHTGAGELAISVGWLAHDSGRFEDARSHYAEALATARVAGDHALEAHAFCNASFLARDTGRSRESVRAAEAGQRAARPLGSPRLMALLSLREAGGRAGLGDRTGCERALGRAHTAFGRGPSPSDPEWMSFFREAELEILEAQCWSALGDWSRAARHARRATRLQDPHFTRNLALYRAELTTDLAHAGLAEEAAATGHQVLDLLDQVRSSRIRTMLAGAVAVLRPRGRGSVDITDFLDRHGASAPTP